CTGGCGGTGACAGTCCCGGTGACACCGAGGCCTAGGGACGTCCTGCTGTCGCCGGAGATTGGTTCTCTAGGTTTCTGGGGAGGGTGACCGTCGCGGCGCTCCAGATCCGGGCTCTGGGGCGGCCTGGTCGGGTCGACCAGCATCTCCCCGTGCCCCTCCGGCCGTGGAGACGGACCGGCCGGGCCCTACCTGGGCCGGACCGCcgaggtgggcagggagagggtcTTCCCTGCCCGGAGCGCCTGGACTCGGACTCGGCGGTCCTGCCTCCTCCCGGGTCGCCCTCAGGAGCGTTTGCTTCGCCCTCGGCCCCGCTCCGGAGGTGGGGACCGGCCCGGACTGTGGCGTGGAGGTCGGCGGAGGGCGCGGCTGGGTCCGGGCCCTCGGGTTCTCTCTGACCGAGGTGTTTTCCGCGTCGCACTCCGGAGGTGGGGACCCGCCCGCCGGAGTCGTGAGGGGTGACCCGGAGAGGACGGCCGGCGCGGGCGCGTGTGCGGTCCCCCGGTGGGGTCCGGTCGCCTGAGGCGTCTCCCGGCACgcatgccttttcttttctccaagtcCCGATAGGTCCGGAGACGTGGATGGACCGGGCCCTGCTTCCGCGGGTGGCCGGGGAGGGCGCGCTCGACCCTTCAGCGTGCCCTCGTGGGTCTCGGTCGTCGGACGCGACTTTTTCTcacccctccccaactccctgaATCCCGGTCAGtcaggaggtgggtggggaccGGCTCGAGCCGTCCTGGGTGCCCTGTGTAGGACGGTCTGGGCCCCGGGCGTGGGCCCTGGTCGGGGCCCGCTCGTCTTGTTGGAGGCGCCCCGCTGAcggttctttcttcttttttctttatgcacATCGAAGTCAAATCCCCGTTCGGAGACTCGGACGGACCGGTACGCCTACCCGTGTGGGCGAAGCGGGGAGGGAGTCTCCGGCCAGCTCCCTCTCCCTTGGCGTCCGCGCCCCGACTTTTGCCACCAcgcggccccctcccctccccctcccccccccaagtCGACCAGATGGCCCCCGAGAGCTCCAGGCCTGGTGTTCATGGGGTAGTGCTGGGGACAGGTGGCCGGGTCAAGGTTCCGGGGTCCCTCCTTGCGAGTTGTAGATGGGCCCCGCTGTCGTCTGCTGTCATTTTGTCGCCCAAAATAGGTATTTTTTGCCACCAGGTAAGTGCTGACACGGTCTCCTTTGGTGTCTGCCACCGAGGACTTTGGGTCTCTGGATGCACGCGGGGCTCTGGGCCTGTGGGCCGCCAGCTGGCGCCTGGTTCGGCCTTTGCTGCTGGAGCCGCCCGCCTGGGCCTGTGCGCCAGCTCTCCTGTGTGGTGTTGTCTGGCCGACCCAGCTCGTGGTGCCGCCTCTGGGCGACCCGAGGGCGGTGGGGCAAGGCGGTGTGGGTCTTTGGCCCTGCGCTCCCCGCTGCGGGCACCCGGTGGTGGCTGGGACGACCCCAGCCCTGTAGGCTCCGTGCCACGTGTCAGGTGTTCTCCTCCTGGGGTCGTTGGCCGCCCTCGCCTGAGGTGTGAGGTTGTGGGCAGGGACGGGGGGGAGGTTGCCGGTGAGGTTTAAAGCGGGCCCCTCTGGTGACTGTCCTCGCCTGTGCcttctccctgccttctccccccccccccccaccctccaccttgaCTCAACTGATTGATGTGGTGTGGTCGTGCTCTCCCGGGCCGGGCCTAAGCCGTGCCGGACGAGGGACGGGCGTTCCCAGTGAACGTGTCCGCTCTTCTCGGTCTGTCCGCGGGGCCCCTCGCCTGTCTTTCCCCCTTGCCCGTCGGGCAGGGTGAGGAAGGCAGGGGTTGGGGTGTGGCCTCCGGCCCTGACCTTCGGTCTCCCGTCCCCCGCCTTGGGGTGCCTAGTGGGGGCCGTTGGGCTTTGGACACAGCAGATGCGCTTGCTTCGCCTTCCTGGCGTGCTCCCTGCGAGCGGCCCTCCCTGTGGTGGGGAGGGCTGTGCCGCTGCCATGCCGCGCGCCCCCCGCATGGGTGTGTGAGCATGCCTCGTTGGACCCTCGGTGGTGCCCCTGGAGTGCTCCAGGTCGTCCCTCAGGTGCCTGAGGCCGAGTGGTGGTGTCGTTTTCCCTTAACCCTGTGTCCTCCTCGGGTCCCCGCCACGGTGGTGTGCGTGTGTCCCATGGGGGGGGGTCGAGACGGTAAGAGAAGCATTGTGCGCTCCCCTCGTTGTGGCGGCTGACGGGTGAGGCCTTGCCAGGGGGCCCTGACCCGCGCACACGCTCCTGTGTGGTGGCCCGCTTACCTATGCCGCAGACCCCTCCCGCCCAGTTGAGTGGCGGCTCCTGGTGTGCCTCCGTGGGCCCGAAGGAGAGACGATTGGGTGAGGGACGGTGCACCCTCGGTGAGAAAGCCTTCTCTAGCGATCCGAGAGGGAGCCTTGGGGTACCGGACCCCCCAGCTGCTGCCCCTCCCGAGTGTGCAGTGGCCACCGTGGCGACTGCCAGAGCACGTGGGCAGAAAACCCCCCCCCTCCCCTCTGTGGGGAAGGGGTGTGATGGGTGCGCCGGCCCCGCGGTGGGGCCGTGTGCTGCTTTTGTTGCCTACTGCGGCCCGCGCCTCCCCCCTCTGAGTTGGGGGAGGGTCCCGCCGGGCCCCGCCGGGTGTTCGGCGGGTGGGGGGCCGTGCGTGTGCTGTGTGCGCGCAGCCGGCCCCGTGGTGTGAGCCCAGGGGGAAGGCGGGGGGGTTGGGGTGCGACTGCCTGGTCGGCCCCGGctcccccagccccgcagccGTGGTGAGGAGGAGCCTGTCGTGcccgcccttgcccctgagccgcaGCCGGTGGCGGTGTGGTGGGCCCCCGGTCTGGGCCGCCCTCGCTCGAGAGTGTGTCCCCAGGATGTTGAGCCTCGGGGTCAGACTTAGACGGAAGACGGATCTgttgaggatggatggatggatggaggaaggTGGGTGGACGGCACGCCGGCCCTGGCGGCGGGGCTGGGGTGTGGGGCCCGCTCCAGGGATGGCCAGGAGCGGCCGGCGTCCCAGGCGTTGTGGGACCGCCCTCGTGTGTGGGTGGCGGTGGGATCCCgcgctggtttccctggtggcccggctGTGTCCTGGTGTTTTCTGGTCTCCGGGCGGCGCCCTCGCCCCCGTCCCGTGACCCCTGCTTGCGCGTGCTTGCCGGCCCCTCCCCACCGCTGCCGGCCTTCCTCCTGGTCCCGCGCGTGCGACCGCCTGTGTCCCCTTCCACCCCCGTTCCCCGCGGTCTGGGACCGAGCTGGCCTCGCCTCACGTGGGTGTCGTCTCCCGGCCTCCGTCGGCCGGTGGCGTCCCCGGGTGGAGCAGGGCCCTCGGAGCCCTgagaggggggcggggcggggggagcctTGGCGCGCACAGCAGGGTTGCGCGTGTGAGGGCTGTGGGGGCCGCCGGTACGCGGCGGGAGAGCGTTCTCCTGGGCCGGCTGCGGCTCCGGGTGTGTAGGGTTGGCGGTGGGCGTGAGGCCCCGTGAGGGGTGCGCCCCCTACCCCCCCCCcgcggggggtgtgtgtgtgtggggtggccgGAGAGGCCAGTCTGTCGTTCTGGGTGTGCCTCGGGACCGCCCCTGTGCTGGGAGGCCTCTGGCGGTGAGATACCGCGGTGCGCCCTGGCGGCTGACTCGCTTCCCCCGGGTCGTTTTGAGCCATCCCCCTCGCGGTGGCGCGCGGCCACCACCGCCTCCACCGCCGGTTCTGTGGCGTTGGTGTCACGTGGCCGCACCCCGTCCGTGCCCTTCTCCGTCCGTCCGCCTCGGTCCGCTCCCCATCTGCTGCTCCCCGGGGCCGCGCCCTGGCGTGTCTCGCTTCCCCGGGCCTGCCGCGGCCCCGATCCGTTGCCCGCTTTGCCGCCGCCGCCTGTCCGCCGACGTCGTCGCGGGCTGGGCGAGGGGGAGCGCCCGCGACCCCCCCCCCGACCCTCCCACCAGCCCCCCCCCCGCCGCGCCCCCTGCTCCGATGCGCTCTCCCGAGCGCGGGTCGGGTCCCCGGTCTGCCTCCCGCGGGCCGGTCGCCGTGTCCTCGCTGCCCGGCGTCCCCCGCCCCTCTGGGGTGGGCGGGACGGACGGGCGCTTGAGGGCGCGTCGGCCGTCCGCGGCGTGGCCCGGCCGGGGGTCCCCGGCCCGGCTCCCGGGGCCGCCGGGGCGGGCGGGCCCGCgacggggagggggtggggtgcggaggaggaggggggcccGCCGCGCCCCTCCCCTCGTTCCTCCACGCGGTGGCGGCCGGCGCGGCGCGCTGTGTCCCTCGTGGACCGAGGGTTGTGTGCGCGATCGGGCGTCCTCGCCGCGGGTGTGGGGGCCGGTGGGTCGGGTGGGCGCCTTCCCGACCACACCCCCTTCTCCCCGCTTCCTCGCCTCGCGGGTCTTCTGGGCTCGCCCGCTGCTACAGCTCGCCCGCGTCCCGGGCCACCACCCCCCCCCTGCTCCCGGCACACCCGGCTCCTCGTGCTCGCTCCCCTACCTGGTTGATCCTGCCAGTAGCATATGCTTGTCTCAAAGATTAAGCCATGCATGTCTAAGTACGCACGGCCGGTACAGTGAAACTGCGAATGGCTCATTAAATCAGTTATGGTTCCTTTGGTCGCTCGCTCCTCTCCTACTTGGATAACTGTGGTAATTCTAGAGCTAATACATGCCGACGGGCGCTGACCCCCTTCGCGGGGGGGATGCGTGCATTTATCAGATCAAAACCAACCCGGTCAGCCTCCTCCCGGCCCCGGCCGGGGGGCGGGCGCCGGCGGCTTTGGTGACTCTAGATAACCTCGGGCCGATCGCACGCCCCCCGTGGCGGCGACGACCCATTCGAACGTCTGCCCTATCAACTTTCGATGGTAGTCGCTGTGCCTACCATGGTGACCACGGGTGACGGGGAATCAGGGTTCGATTCCGGAGAGGGAGCCTGAGAAACGGCTACCACATCCAAGGAAGGCAGCAGGCGCGCAAATTACCCACTCCCGACCCGGGGAGGTAGTGACGAAAAATAACAATACAGGACTCTTTCGAGGCCCTGTAATTGGAATGAGTCCACTTTAAATCCTTCCGCGAGGATCCATTGGAGGGCAAGTCTGGTGCCAGCAGCCGCGGTAATTCCAGCTCCAATAGCGTATATTAAAGTTGCTGCAGTTAAAAAGCTCGTAGTTGGATCTTGGGAGCGGGCGGGCGGTCCGCCGCGAGGCGAGCCACCGCCCGTCCCCGCCCCTTGCCTCTCGGCGCCCCCTCGATGCTCTTAGCTGAGTGTCCCGCGGGGCCCGAAGCgtttactttgaaaaaattagAGTGTTCAAAGCAGGCCCGAGCCGCCTGGATACCGCAGCTAGGAATAATGGAATAGGACCGCGGTTCTATTTTGTTGGTTTTCGGAACTGAGGCCATGATTAAGAGGGACGGCCGGGGGCATTCGTATTGCGCCGCTAGAGGTGAAATTCTTGGACCGGCGCAAGACGGACCAGAGCGAAAGCATTTGCCAAGAATGTTTTCATTAATCAAGAACGAAAGTCGGAGGTTCGAAGACGATCAGATACCGTCGTAGTTCCGACCATAAACGATGCCGACTGGCGATGCGGCGGCGTTATTCCCATGACCCGCCGGGCAGCTTCCGGGAAACCAAAGTCTTTGGGTTCCGGGGGGAGTATGGTTGCAAAGCTGAAACTTAAAGGAATTGACGGAAGGGCACCACCAGGAGTGGAGCCTGCGGCTTAATTTGACTCAACACGGGAAACCTCACCCGGCCCGGACACGGACAGGATTGACAGATTGATAGCTCTTTCTCGATTCCGTGGGTGGTGGTGCATGGCCGTTCTTAGTTGGTGGAGCGATTTGTCTGGTTAATTCCGATAACGAACGAGACTCTGGCATGCTAACTAGTTACGCGACCCCCGAGCGGTCGGCGTCCCCCAACTTCTTAGAGGGACAAGTGGCGTTCAGCCACCCGAGATTGAGCAATAACAGGTCTGTGATGCCCTTAGATGTCCGGGGCTGCACGCGCGCTACACTGACTGGCTCAGCGTGTGCCTACCCTACGCCGGCAGGCGCGGGTAACCCGTTGAACCCCATTCGTGATGGGGATCGGGGATTGCAATTATTCCCCATGAACGAGGAATTCCCAGTAAGTGCGGGTCATAAGCTTGCGTTGATTAAGTCCCTGCCCTTTGTACACACCGCCCGTCGCTACTACCGATTGGATGGTTTAGTGAGGCCCTCGGATCGGCCCCGCCGGGGTCGGCCCACGGCCCTGGCGGAGCGCTGAGAAGACGGTCGAACTTGACTATCTAGAGGAAGTAAAAGTCGTAACAAGGTTTCCGTAGGTGAACCTGCGGAAGGATCATTAACGTGGTCGGTTCCGAGAGCGGCGCGGTGGCCTCGCCTCGCCCCGCCCGGCTCGCGAGCCTCTCCTCCACCCGTGCGGCGCGGGATGGGAAGGGAAAaaaggggggagagggagagacaccCCCCCCACGCCTGGAAGGCGCCCCCGCCCCGGGTGGTCGGGTCCGGTGGGTGGCCCTTCCCCGGTGCTTGGGGACGAGGAGGCGCGCGAGAAGGTTGTTGGGGCGGCGTGCCAGAGCTTGGGGGTCGGGTTTGGGAAAGGCGGCTCTCCTCCGCCTtcccgccccgccctgccccgctGGCCCCACTCCGCGCCCTCCATTCTTCCCCGGCCGGGTCGGTGGCGTCGTCTCCCGGGGGGGGCGGTGTGTTGTGTCCCTCTTCCCGCCCGGACCCTCCCCGCCACGTCCCTCGAGGTTGGGTTTGGGGTGTGGGAGTGGGGGCGCTCCgcgtgcccccacccccaccccaccccatgcgCCTTCGCCCGTGGCGCCGGCCACGACTGCCTTCCTTTCCCCACCGGCCTGCGGGGACCGCACGTTGTGTGTCCTCCGGTCGCGTCTCGCGGGCTGTGCGGCGTGACGGGTTGGCGGCTCCCCGTCGCGGGGTCTGCCCGCCTTGCCCCGTCGCCTCCCGCCGCCGGCCCTGGACTGGGTCTGCCTCGGCCGGTCGCCGGTCGTCCGCGGCTCTGGGCCTGCTGCGCGGTCGCCAGGCACCTCCCCACGCCCGCCCTCCGAGCCTCGGGGCtttctcccacccccgcccccaatcaCGTCTCCTGCGGCTCTCTGTCCGGTTCTCTCGCCCTCTCGCCCCCCCCCGTTACCGCTGTCGTGTGTCCCCCTGCCCGCTTGGCGCCACGCTTCCCGTTggagccccttccctctgccctcggtggtggtgggggggaaggGTGCCTGGGAACGCGGGCGCGGGTTAGGGGGGCCCCGGTGGACGGGGGAAGAGAGTGGACGGGGTCCCGGGAAAGGGGGCCGGGGTGtgcgaggtggggggggggggagaggagaGCTCTGCCCCGTTCCGGGGGGGCTGGGAACGTGTGGGGGTTGGTCGTCTGGCGTCGGCGGGGGCCCTCTGGGCGCGGTCGGACCGGTGCACGGTGAGGCCCCCATGCGTCACGGGCCGGCAGCGCCGAGGCCCGCGGGCGGCCGCGGGCGTGTGGGGGAGATGCGGTGGTTTTGGTGGTCGACGTCGGGGCGGTGGCACGTGGGGCGCGCCGTGCCCCTCGCCCGCCTCCCCCTTTCCAGGTACCTAGCGCGTCCCGGCGCGGAGGTTTAAAGACCCCTGGGGGGGTCGCCCGTCCGCCTTGGGGTCGGGGCGGTCGGGCCCGCGGGGAGTCGGGAGGTGCCTCCCGTCTCCCTCAGACTCCGCCGTCCCCCTGAGGGGCCGGGGTGGCGCGCGGCGTGGCGCGCCACGGTCACTGCCACCGCGGCCGTCGGGAGGGGGCTACCCGGCGGTCGTTGTGTGGGCCGTGGCCGTGTGCGGTGCATGCGCGCGCCCCCCGCCtccctgggggagggtgggaaccCCCCGGGCGCCTGTGGGGTGTCCGAGCCCGCCTCGGCGGGTCGGCGCTGGATGCCCCGTTGTGTGAAACCTTTCCCGACCCCTCAGGtctgctgtttttctctctgacttggcCCGGCCAgaggcaacccccccccccctccaccccagctcccagctcccacctccgggaagggaaggggctggggggggggcgcgggggatGTGCCGTGCCAGGGGCGGGTCTCCCGCCAAAACGAAACACTTGAAAAACCTCGTACGACTCTTAGCGGTGGATCACTCGGCTCGTGCGTCGATGAAGAACGCAGCTAGCTGCGAGAATTAATGTGAATTGCAGGACACATTGATCATCGACACTTCGAACGCACTTGCGGCCCCGGGTTCCTCCCGGGGCTACGCCTGTCTGAGCGTCGCTTGACGATCAATCGCCCCTCCGGGGTGCGTGTGTGTCATGTGCACGCCTCCCCGGGGGTTGCGTGGCTGGGGGTGTCCTCGCAGGGCCGCTGGGCCCTCCGTCCCCCTAAGTGCAGACAcggtgtcccccccacccccagcctccgtggctgggggcggggggccctgcctgtggggaggagagaaggggggaTGTGAGCTCGCGCCGAGGCCCCGGGCCTCCGTGGTCGGCGTCTCCCCCTTCGAGAGCTTCCTCGCGCCGCAAGCGGCCTTTGGGTGGTGTTGGCCCTTGGGGTGTCGGGGGTTGGGGATGGTCTCGTGCCGCGTGGCGGGGGGGGGCCCGCGGgggtggtgtggggtgtgtggggtcGTGTCTTCGGTCCGCCGTCGTTCACCGTCCTGCCCTTGGCGGGTGGTGCTTCCCGGCGCCCGGccggccccgccgccccgcccctgccTCTGCGGTGCCTTCCTTCCCCGCCGCGCGTCCGCGGTCCGTGCCcgctccccgcccaccccccgTGGCTCTCGCCCTGTCGGGACGGGCGGCCCGCGCCCGAGGCCGAGTCCGTGGGCGCGTCCGCGCCCCGGGGACGCGTGCCCCGGCGGCGACCCGCGGGACGCCGCGGCGTCTGCCCGCCGCTGCGCGCTCTCCCCCCGGGCTGTGGGCGTGCCGCGGTTCGAGCCCCTGCTGCGCGAG
The DNA window shown above is from Dama dama isolate Ldn47 unplaced genomic scaffold, ASM3311817v1 ptg000254c, whole genome shotgun sequence and carries:
- the LOC133053761 gene encoding collagen alpha-1(I) chain-like translates to MHGLIFETSICYWQDQPGRGASTRSRVCREQGGGGGPGRGRAVAAGEPRRPARRGSGEKGVWSGRRPPDPPAPTPAARTPDRAHNPRSTRDTARRAGRHRVEERGEGRGGPPSSSAPHPLPVAGPPAPAAPGAGPGTPGRATPRTADAPSSARPSRPPQRGGGRRAARTRRPARGRQTGDPTRARESASEQGARRGGGWWEGRGGGRGRSPSPSPRRRRRTGGGGKAGNGSGPRQARGSETRQGAAPGSSRWGADRGGRTEKGTDGVRPRDTNATEPAVEAVVAARHREGDGSKRPGGSESAARAHRGISPPEASQHRGGPEGAHPSRGLTPTANPTHPEPQPAQENALPPRTGGPHSPHTRNPAVRAKAPPAPPPSQGSEGPAPPGDATGRRRPGDDTHVRRGQLGPRPRGTGVEGDTGGRTRGTRRKAGSGGEGPASTRKQGSRDGGEGAARRPENTRTQPGHQGNQRGIPPPPTHEGGPTTPGTPAAPGHPWSGPHTPAPPPGPACRPPTFLHPSIHPQQIRLPSKSDPEAQHPGDTLSSEGGPDRGPTTPPPAAAQGQGRARQAPPHHGCGAGGAGADQAVAPQPPRLPPGLTPRGRLRAHSTRTAPHPPNTRRGPAGPSPNSEGGGAGRIATVATAHSGGAAAGGSGTPRLPLGSLEKAFSPRVHRPSPNRLSFGPTEAHQEPPLNWAGGVCGIGKRATTQERVRGHLRDDLEHSRGTTEGPTRHAHTPMRGARGMAAAQPSPPQGGPLAGSTPGRRSKRICCVQSPTAPTRHPKAGDGRPKVRAGGHTPTPAFLTLPDGQGGKTGEGPRGQTEKSGHVHWERPSLVRHGLGPARESTTTPHQSVESRWRVGGGGEKAGRRHRRGQSPEGPALNLTGNLPPVPAHNLTPQARAANDPRRRTPDTWHGAYRAGVVPATTGCPQRGAQGQRPTPPCPTALGSPRGGTTSWVGQTTPHRRAGAQAQAGGSSSKGRTRRQLAAHRPRAPRASRDPKSSVADTKGDRVSTYLVAKNTYFGRQNDSRRQRGPSTTRKEGPRNLDPATCPQHYPMNTRPGALGGHLAYRSVRVSERGFDFDVHKEKRRKNRQRGASNKTSGPRPGPTPGAQTVLHRAPRTARAGPHPPPD